A single Phoenix dactylifera cultivar Barhee BC4 chromosome 1, palm_55x_up_171113_PBpolish2nd_filt_p, whole genome shotgun sequence DNA region contains:
- the LOC120112062 gene encoding ribosome biogenesis protein NOP53-like → MSLLQSNPFVQPVPSSTLKKSKKKKKEILKENTETQNASKGEDSATTVHDIWNEKGEVRAKAKKKSSTSLIPAVEVEPPGCSFNPPFEAHQDSLARAVADEMQKVYKKELGPQPVPPTVPGEIVAEVDVSVEIPLSLSLLLFV, encoded by the exons ATGAGCTTGCTTCAGAGCAATCCCTTTGTGCAACCTGTACCATCTTCAACATTGaaaaagtcaaaaaagaaaaagaaagaaattctgaaAGAAAACACTGAAACACAAAATGCTTCAAAG GGCGAGGATTCAGCTACCACAGTCCATGACATATGGAACGAAAAAG GTGAAGTGCGTGCCAAGGCCAAAAAG AAGTCATCCACCTCTCTTATTCCGGCGGTTGAAGTGGAGCCACCAGGATGTTCATTCAATCCTCCATTTGAGGCTCATCAG GATTCGTTGGCCCGAGCTGTTGCAGATGAGATGCAAAAAGTTTATAAAAAAGAATTGGGACCTCAACCAGTGCCACCTACAGTTCCTGGTGAAATAGTGGCTGAAGTAGATGTGAGTGTAGaaattcctctctctctctctctcttgctttttGTATAA
- the LOC103707696 gene encoding CBL-interacting protein kinase 1-like codes for MRSCDPSLAGLPPQPLDPPAPLLPPWSPFRHLCSALREEGSSNRPRLYKNPFVSREVIIRIPSPSSEEKTRKRKGRSPAREGMRLGKYEIGRTLGEGNFGKVKYARHVETGQAVAVKILDRKRIQSLKVDDQIKREIGTLKLLKHPNVVRLYEVSASKTKIYMVLEYVNGGELFDKIAQKGKLPEPEGRKLFQQLIDAISYCHDKGVYHRDLKPENVLVDAKGNIKISDFGLSALPQHLGNDGLLHTTCGSPNYIAPEVLANRGYDGARSDIWSCGVILYVILMGYFPFDDRNLAVLYQKIFKGDTRIPKWLSPGARNLLRRIIDPNPITRINVAEIKADEWFKQDYTPVIPNDDDEYMSIDDAALLIKEHNEGDFPLSPTHINAFELIGMSSYLDLSGFFEKEDVSERKIRFTSNHPPKDLFQKIEDIVTEMGYQVQRGHGKLKVMQQFKGAKTVRSLSVAAEVFELGPSLYVVELRKSYGDSSLYRQLCTKLSNDLGVCKNQQLLKTQSCLPELTGFEGEMPVAAS; via the exons ATGAGAAGCTGCGACCCCTCCCTTGCCGGACTCCCACCGCAACCACTTGACCCTCCTGCACCGCTGCTGCCTCCTTGGTCGCCGTTCCGCCACCTTTGCAGCGCGCTGCGG GAAGAGGGATCCAGTAACCGTCCACGCCTATATAAGAACCCCTTCGTCTCACGCGAAGTTATTATTCGGATCCCGTCACCGTCATCGGAAGAGAAGACGAGAAAGAGGAAAGGGAGGTCGCCGGCGAGGGAGGGAATGCGACTGGGAAAGTACGAGATCGGGAGGACGCTCGGGGAGGGGAACTTCGGGAAGGTGAAATACGCGCGCCACGTGGAGACCGGGCAGGCCGTCGCCGTGAAAATTCTTGACCGGAAGCGCATTCAATCTCTCAAGGTCGACGACCAG ATAAAGAGGGAGATTGGAACGTTGAAGCTCTTGAAGCATCCGAACGTCGTCCGATTGTATGAG GTTTCAGCGAGCAAAACTAAGATTTACATGGTCCTTGAGTATGTGAATGGTGGCGAATTATTCGATAAAATT GCACAGAAAGGGAAACTGCCAGAACCAGAAGGACGAAAGCTTTTCCAGCAGCTAATTGATGCTATAAGCTATTGCCATGATAAGGGTGTTTATCACAGGGATTTAAAG CCAGAGAACGTTCTTGTTGATGCAAAAGGGAACATAAAGATATCTGATTTTGGCCTCAGTGCTTTACCTCAGCATCTTGGGAATGATGGTTTGCTTCATACAACCTGTGGCAGTCCAAACTATATTGCCCCGGAG GTCCTTGCCAACAGAGGGTATGATGGTGCCAGGTCAGATATCTGGTCTTGTGGTGTCATCTTATATGTTATTCTTATGGGATATTTTCCATTCGACGATAGAAATCTTGCTGTTCTCTATCAGAAG ATATTCAAGGGAGATACCCGGATCCCTAAATGGCTATCTCCTGGTGCTCGAAACCTTTTACGGAGAATTATCGATCCGAATCCTATCACCCGAATAAATGTAGCTGAAATTAAAGCAGATGAGTGGTTTAAGCAAGATTATACTCCTGTTATTccgaatgatgatgatgaatataTGAGCATTGATGATGCAGCCCTCTTGATTAAAGAG CATAATGAGGGAGATTTTCCATTGTCGCCCACCCACATCAATGCTTTTGAGCTTATTGGAATGTCTTCATACCTTGATCTTTCTGGCTTTTTCGAAAAAGAG GATGTTTCTGAAAGGAAGATCAGATTCACATCCAATCATCCGCCGAAGGATTTGTTTCAAAAGATTGAAGATATTGTTACAGAAATGGGGTATCAAGTCCAGAGGGGGCATGGAAAG CTGAAAGTCATGCAACAATTCAAGGGTGCAAAGACCGTGAGATCCCTTTCCGTTGCTGCTGAG GTGTTTGAGCTCGGTCCATCTCTATATGTTGTCGAACTAAGGAAATCATATGGAGATTCTTCATTGTACAGACAG TTGTGTACAAAGCTGTCAAATGATTTAGGTGTCTGTAAAAACCAGCAGCTTTTGAAGACACAATCCTGTTTGCCGGAGCTCACTGGTTTTGAAGGGGAGATGCCTGTTGCTGCTTCGTGA